The DNA segment TGACAACATTGCTGGATTGGGGATGTTTTCCGCATCTGGTGCTAACATCCCGGCGGCGGCGTGGGTAGCAGCAACCTGAAAATCACGGCACAGCACGGTTACCTTAGCTCCGCGCAATTTTAACTCCACGGCGATCGCCAAGCCAATAACACCGCCACCAATAATTAAAACGTCACTAGTCATTAGTCATTAGTCATTTATCATTAGCTATTTACTATTAGTACATAAACTAATAACCCATAACTAATAACTTGTAACTCAGGACTATCCAGGTTTACCACAAAGCCCGAATTGCTCTTCTCTCCTGACTACTGCTGCTGGCTGTGCTGCTTGATGTCGTGGTCGTACCTGACTGAAAGCCTGTACTTCTTGTACCTGTTGTAGTCCCACCGCTTGAGGAAGAATCATTACTCTGAGCAACGCTGGTTGTGTTGTTAGGAGTAGAAAAGCTCTCCTGAGCGACGCTACCGCTGTTCCCACTACTTTCAGAAGTAGAAAAGCTCTCCTGGGCAACGCCACCTCTGTTTTCAGGGCTTGTCTCGTTACTTGTACTCTGGCTAGGAGCAGAGCTATTAACATTAATATTAGCTGGGAGTACTTTTGATGTTTTGCCGTCAGCAGCATCATTACTGGCGGTTTGTTGTCCACCCATCGGAAAATTGATGCCTAATAACGTACCAAGTAAAATTGCCAAGCCTCCGGCCATGAGAATTAGTGGAGTCCATCTACCCATCTTAATATTTTCTCCTTTTTTAACCTAACCTTCTGGTGTCCATACTATTTGGGAACCTTGTCCCCAAAACCCATCGAATTTTGTGACTTTGACATCCCCTAGTACCTCGGTTTGACAAGCTAAACGTAGTTGTCTTGTAGGAGAATGAGGAGGAAGGGAACGTCTGGCTTGATCTCGCCAATTTGCGGCAGATACTTCACCTTCTACCTTGACTGCACAAGTACCACAACTGCCAATGCCTCGACAGTTGATGATTTTAGCACCGCCATTGTAGAGGTCAATACCATTTTGCTGCAAAGTTCTACCTAAATTAGCTCTCGTGTAGCACTCAATTGTCTTACCTTGAGCTAGTACCTTGGGCATATTTTAATTACCAAACTGGCTTTTTGTTGTATATTGGCACATCGCCTTACTCGTTGTCTCGCAAGTCTCAGTTTTATGACCACATACCCCTCACCTCAACTTTGGCTCTATGACACCACGCTACGGGATGGCACTCAGTGCGAAGGACTATCAGTTTCAATAGAAGATAAGTTACGCATTGCCCGCAGACTAGACCAACTGGGAGTTCCTTTCATCGAAGGTGGTTGGCCAGGTGCCAATCCCAAGGATGTTCAATTCTTCTGGCAATTACAAGAGTATCCGCTTAAACAAGCAGAAATTGTAGCTTTTTGTTCTACACGCCGCCCTAACACTACTGCTGATACGGAACCAATGCTGCAAGCAATTCTGAATGCGGGTACTCGTTGGGTGACAGTTTTTGGCAAATCTTGGGATTTACACGTTACAGCCGGACTCAAGACGACTTTAGCAGAAAATCTAGCCATGATTCGAGATACTATCGAGTATCTTTGTTCTCAAGGGCGACGCGTGATTTATGATGCTGAACATTGGTTTGATGGCTACAAGCACAATCGAGACTATGCTTTACAGTCATTAGAAGTGGCGATCGCCGCAGGGGCTGAATGGCTAGTCCTCTGTGATACAAATGGTGGTACTCTACCCCACGAAGTGAGTCAAATCGTGGAATCAGTTATTAGTCATGTGTCATTAGTCATTAGTCAAGAACCAATCCCCCAAATTGGCATTCACACTCATAATGATTCGGGTACAGCCGTGGCCAATGCCTTAGCTGCCGTTATGGCAGGGGCAACAATGGTACAAGGTACAATTAACGGCTACGGTGAACGTTGTGGTAATGCTAACCTTTGTTCATTAATTCCCAATCTACAACTGAAGCTGGGTTATGGCTGTATTGCAGAACACCAGCTAAATCAACTTACAGAAGCTAGTCGCTTTGTCAGTGAAGTGGTAAACCTCGCCCCTGATGAACACGCGCCCTTTGTGGGACGTTCGGCTTTTGCCCATAAAGGTGGTATCCATGTCTCAGCAGTAGAACGAAATCCCCTCACTTACGAACACATTCAACCAGAACAAGTCGGTAACCGTCGCCGCATAGTAATTTCCGAACAATCTGGACTCAGTAATGTTTTAGCTAAAGCCCGTAGTTTTGGGATTGAACTAGATAAAGACAAACCAGCCGCCCGACAAATTCTACAACGCCTCAAAGAATTAGAAAGTGAAGGATATCAATTTGAAGCAGCAGAGGCCAGTTTTGCACTGTTGATGTACGAAGCTTTGGGTGGTCGTCAAGAATTCTTTGAAGTCAAAGGTTTCCAAGTACATTGTGATTTAGTTGAAGGTAAAGAAACTAACAATGCCCTTGCCACAGTAAAAATAGGAGTCAATGGCAAAAATATTCTGGAAGCAGCAGAAGGAAATGGACCAGTTGCCGCTTTAGATGCCGCTCTACGCAAAGCTTTGGTGAATTTTTACCCCCAAATTGCCACCTTTGAGTTGACAGATTATAAAGTGCGAATTCTCAATGGACATACAGGTACAGCAGCTAAAACTCGTGTGTTAGTTGAATCAGGTACTGGTTCTGAACGCTGGACAACTGTAGGAGTTTCGCCCAACATTTTGGCAGCTTCCTATCAAGCCGTGGTAGAGGGATTGGAATATGGTTTGTTGTTACATTCCCAAGCAGAAGAGGCAGGGAGTGGGGAGTGGGGAGTGGGGAGTGGGGAGTGGGCAGTAGGGAGTGGGCAGTAGGGAGTGGGCAGTAGGGAGTGGGCAGTAGGGAGTAGGGAGTGGGGAGTGGGGAGTGAAGAGGCCGGGGTGCAGGGTGCATGGGGGAAAAGACGGTAATCCAATAACCAATGACTAATGACCAATGACTAATAACCAAGAACTAATGACCAATGACTAATAACCAAGAACTAATGACCAATGACTAATAACCAAGAACTAATGACCAATGACTAATGACTAATGACTAATGACCAATGACCAATGACTCTCAAGAGAACTGTTCCCAGGATTGGCTAACTAATTTACTTAGCCAACGGCGTTGTTGCTGATTTAACATGGGGTCATCAGCTAGTAGTTGAGCGGTTAATTCCTCTAATGATTGTCCCTCAGAACTAACAAGTTTGATGACTCCAGCAATGGCTGAGGCTACTAGTTCTTCATCTATCGGCTGTTGTCGCAGGGCAAAAATTTCCTGGGGACTGTCTGGGATGGGATAATTCATGACGTAGGGTAAAAAAAATACAAAATGAACAATAAACTTTGACAAACTATTAAAATTTCTTTACTCAATCTTTATTGAACCAATAGGGCGGAGTCTAGCGTAATTTCCACCTTTAAAAAATCTGTCTGAGTGAATAGATTCATCGGAGATGTCAGCAAAAAATGATGAAAGAAATACTTTATTTAGAAGTTCCCACACCGGATGTTGCAACTGTACTTGCTTGGTTGCAAATAGATTTTGAACCAGGAATCGGGGAAAAATTACTCCGACCTGATGGCTTTCGCCTGAAAATACACAGAGAAGCTACAAATCCTCAGGCGGCGATTACCGAAAAATTACCGCCCGAACTTTCTGTATTTGTCTGGTCAGTGCAGCGAACTACTTATCTAAAAGTGTTTCGTTGGGCAGATCAGCCCGTTGCTGGAGAATCACAAATCCTGCAACGTCTGAGTCAGGAAATCAGAAAGAAATTTCCCCATGAATATCCTGAACCTCCCGCCATTGATTCCCAAAAGTCGATTTTCGAGGAGCTAGCAACCTCTTATCCCCTGACAGTGAAATATTTTCAGCAAATGCCTAATGGGGAATATGACCTGAATCGTGCCTACTGGTGGGAACAAAGGTGGCGTGAAGGAGTACGTAATCCTCGGCAGCCCCGTCAAGTCATTTTTTCCACCGGCGGCGAATTTGGGGGAGTGCAGGAACAGGTTGGTAAAACATCCTCCTCATCTCCTATCTATGACCTAATCTACATTGGCGGTGCATTAGGGGTAATTCATGCCGCTGTCATGGCCAGATTGGGATACAAGGTGCTACTAGTGGAACGTTTGCCCTTTGGACGGATGAATCGAGAATGGAATATTTCTCGTGATGAACTTCAAAGCTTAATTAATCTGGGTTTGTTAACATCTGCTGAGTTAGAATCTGTAATTGTTCGGGAATACAAAGACGGATTCAATAAATTTTTTGATGGCAACAATTCCGTCAAATTGCGATCGCCTATTCTACACACCCCCACTGTCTTAAATATTGCCTTGGACTCGGAGAAATGGCTGCGGATGTGCGGACAAAAACTTCAAGATGCCGGCGGTGAAATCTGGGATGAAACAGAGTTCATGCGTGCCGATATTGACGAATCACAAGTGGCGATTACAGTCAAGCATTTACCCAGTAAAAATCAGCAGCGCGTCACAGGGAGACTATTAATTGATGCCATGGGAACAGCTTCTCCTGTGGCTTGGCAATTAAATGGTGGTCGTGCTTTTGACAGTGTATGCCCCACTGTGGGAGCAGTAATTGAGAGGGGATTTGAACCAGGAGTTTGGGATTCCCAGTATGGAGATGTGCTTTACAGTCACGGTGATATTTCCAGAGGAAGGCAGTTGATTTGGGAATTATTTCCGGGATTTGGCGAAGAACTGACAGTTTATTTATTTCATTACCACGAAGTCAATGCCGAAAATCCTGGTTCCTTGCTGGAAATGTACGAGGACTTTTTCGCGATTTTGCCAGAGTATCGACGCTGTGATCTAGATAAATTGGTCTGGAAAAAGCCGACATTTGGCTATATACCAGGACATTTTAGTGTAGGCAGTAGCGATCGCACCATTGCCTTTGACAGATTAATTGCCATTGGTGATGCTGCATCTCTCCAGTCTCCTCTAGTTTTCACGGGTTTTGGTTCCCTAATTCGCAATTTAGAGCGTTTAACAACACTTTTAGATACAGCCCTCAAGCATGACTTGCTCAGTTTCCGCAATTTAAACCGGATTCGCGCCTACCAAAGCAACGTTTCTGTCACGTGGCTATTTTCTAAGGGAATGATGGTTCCAACTGGGAAGTTTTTACCCCCTCAACGGATTAACTCGATGCTGAATACCTTCTTTGGGTTGCTAGCAGATGAACCACCACACGTAGCAGATAACTTCATTAAAGATAGGTGTGATTGGTTGACGTTTAACCGTCTAGCCTTGAAAGCAGCGCGCAAAAATCCTGCCTTGCTGTTATGGATTTGGCAACTAGCTGGATATAGGGATCTAGTCCGGTGGCTGGGTAATTATTTTAGTTTCGGTCTTCATTCCCTCGTGAGTGCTTTACTAAAAGGATGGTTCCCGCGTTTGTTAGTGCGGATTCAACCTTGGCTGGAACCCCGCTATCCGGCGTTGTGGTTGCGGCTGTTGGTGATTAAATACGCGATCGCTGCTGGTAAACTGGGAACTGACTTGTCAGTGCGATCGCCAAATCATTCAGCACCAGTCAATCCAGATGCCAATATCCCCAAATCAGAAGCGAAAATTCTGAATTAGGGACTTCCAACGAATAAAATCCCAATTCGTAGGGTGGGTTAGGACGATAGTCCGTAACCCACCAATATCCCTACAATTTTCGGGGAATTAATTTTTTGGTGTTCCCTTAGTTGAGGAATTTCCCAAAAAGAAATTGCCTACCTTTCTTCATCCAAATTGAACTTTCCTAACCTTCTGACTTAGTTTCAACTCAAAAATTATCAACAGCCCAAAGCGTATTCATAGCGAAGATGGTACAATTTCAATCATGCTAGGGGTGCCTGAAAATTCAGGCTGAGATCACACCCTTAACACCTGAGTCTGGCTAATACCAGCGGAGGGAAGCTGTTTATTGAGGAATTCAAATATGCGGACAGAATGGGTTGCTAAACGTCGTGGCCAGAGTAACGTAACTCAGATGCACTACGCGCGTCAGGGTGTGATTACTGAAGAAATGCACTACGTGGCCAAGCGGGAAAACCTGCCTGTAGACCTGATTCGTGATGAAGTGGCGCGGGGACGGATGATTATCCCAGCTAATATTAATCACACCAATTTAGAACCGATGGCGATCGGCATCGCGTCCAGATGTAAAGTTAATGCTAATATCGGCGCTTCTCCCAACTCTTCTAATCTTCAAGAAGAAGTGGATAAGTTGAATCTAGCTGTGAAATACGGTGCTGACACCCTCATGGACTTGTCCACAGGTGGCGGTAACTTAGATGAAATTCGCACCGCTATTATTAATGCTTCATCTATTCCTATTGGCACAGTACCAGTTTATCAAGCTTTAGAAAGTGTCCACGGCACAATTGAAAATCTCACCGCCGACGACTTTCTGCACATTATCGAAAAACACGCCCAACAAGGTGTAGATTATCAAACTATTCACGCCGGGATTTTAATTGAACATTTACCTTTAGTCAGAGACCGGATTACTGGTATTGTCTCTCGTGGTGGTGGTATTTTGGCGCGGTGGATGTTGCATCACCACAAACAAAACCCCCTGTATACCCATTACAACGACATCATTGAGATTTTCAAAAGATATGATGTTTCTTTCAGTTTGGGTGATTCCCTGCGCCCTGGCTGTACTCATGATGCCTCAGATGCTGCACAATTAGCAGAACTGAAAACCCTCGGACAACTAACCCGCAGAGCTTGGGAACATGATGTACAGGTGATGGTAGAAGGGCCTGGACACGTCCCAATGGATCAAATTGAGTTCAATGTCCGCAAGCAGATGGAAGAGTGTTCTGAAGCACCTTTCTATGTGTTGGGACCATTAGTAACAGATATTGCTCCTGGTTATGACCACATTACCTCGGCAATTGGCGCAGCAATGGCTGGGTGGTACGGAACTGCAATGCTGTGTTATGTTACACCCAAAGAACATTTAGGCTTACCCAATGCCGAAGATGTCCGCAATGGTTTGATTGCTTATAAAATAGCGGCTCATGCTGCGGATATTGCTAGACATCGCCCAGGTGCGAGAGACAGAGATGATGAACTCTCAGCAGCCCGTTATAACTTTGATTGGAATCGTCAGTTTGAATTATCTTTAGACCCCGAAAGAGCTAAGGAATATCATGACGAAACTCTACCAGCAGATATTTACAAAACTGCTGAGTTCTGTTCCATGTGTGGTCCCAAGTTCTGCCCGATGCAAACCAAAGTTGATGCTGATGCGTTGACTGAACTTGAGAAGTTCTTGGCGAAGGAACCTGTAACTCAAGGTTAAGTTAATTCTCGTTAAATGTCGTTACTGGGGTTAACCTGGTAACGATGTTTATGTTGAGGTTAAATTTGGAACAATCGAAATATTTATATTGAAATTAAAGCCTAAAAATCAATGAGTGAATCAATTAAATGGACTGCTGACGCTGAAGCTAAACTCAAGGAAATCCCTTTTTTTGTCCGTCCTTTTGCCCGTAAAAAGATTGAAACCTATGCTGAGGAGAATAATATTTCTCTAATCACTCTCGAAATTTATGAGCAGGTAAAACAACAATTTAATTAGAAAAAATGATTAATATATCGATCTAAATCTTAATGACTTGCTAATCTCGTGATCAATTTGCTAAAGAATATCTGGAAGAATTATTAATACCTCTAGGAATAATGGAAAAAACAAAAAGGTTAAAATTGAAAAAATTGATGTTTTTTTTGAAGCATTTAATTTGATAACTTCTTTTATAGAAGGGCATTTTGGTAGTTTACGACAGTATATTTTTTGTTAGTTTGATGAAATTTACCCAACTGCTAGTTCTGTTTCTGACAAAAACGAAGGTTGGCACTATGGAGACAATGAAATGAGTTACGAAAAAATGACCATTAAGCAAGTTGTTGAAAAAATTGGTAATAACGAAATTTATCTACCTGCAATACAAAGAAGATTTGTTTGGAAGCAAGACCAGATAGAAAAATTATTTGACTCCATTCAACAGGGTTATCCTATTGGGACATTTCTTTTTTGGTTTTTAAATAAACCTCACATTGATGAATATGTTTTTTATAAATTTCTTCAAAAATACCATGAGAGAGATAAATATCTTAATGATAAAACCCCCTATCCAGAATTAAAAGATCAAATCATTGGAGTTTTAGATGGACAACAGCGATTGAGTTCAATTTATTTGGCTTTGCAAGGGACATATTCTGTCAGAAAACCATATTCTAAAGGCAATCTAGATAGTCATTTTCCTGAGAAAAGGCTATTTATAAATCTTTTAAGTGAGGTGCATACTGATGAAGATAATGAGTTGAATTATTCTTTTAATTTTATTACCCAAGATGAAGCAATTGAGCGTAATAAAGACAAACTTTGGTTTAATGTTAGAGAGGTTCTCACATGGCCAAAAGACAGTCCTCCAATTGATGAACACTATGATGAACTTCTTGCGAATAACAATTCGGACGTAGACATCATATCTAAGCTAAGAGAAACTTCGACTAGAAATAGAGTTAAGAGAACACTCAGAGACCTTCATTCAAGAATTGTCCGGGATGAATTAATAAACTATTTTAAAATAGAAGAACAAGATTTAAACGATATATTAAAAATATTTGTTCGTGTTAATAGTGGTGGAACTGTTTTATCAAAAACTGATCTTTTATTCTCTACAATTGTTGCTAATTGGGAACATGGTCGAGATGAAATAGAAAATTTTCTTAGCAGCATTAATAAAAAGGGCGATAGATTTAATTTCAATAATGACTTTGTAATGAGAAGTTGCTTAATGTTAACAGATTGCTCTGTTCTGTTTCAAGTTGGTAGTTTTAAAAATGATAATGTTATAAAAATCCAAACTGAGTGGGATAAAATCAAAGAAGCTATATCTAAAACAATTGATTTGCTTGTTGAGTATGGCTTAAGTGGTTCTACCCTTGCGTCCCAAAATGCAATAATACCAATTGCATATTACATCAAGAAGAATGGAGTCTTAAATTGGCAAACTAAGCAAGAGCTTAAAAAATTCTTGTTTCATTCTTTACTTAAAAATATTTTTGGTGGTCAAGGAGATACTGTATTAACAAATTTCAGAAATTCATTAGCACAAAAAGATGAATCAACAAATGAATATATCCTGAAAAATAATGAATTTTCATTCGTAGAAATTTCATCAACAAAGCTTCCATCAAATAGAACATTAAAAGTGACTGATGAAGATATAGAGGAATTTCTGGATTATAAAAAAGGTAATTATGCGTTTCTCGTTTTATCTTTTTTATATCCAAATCTTAGATTTTCGACCGTAAAGTTTCATCAAGATCACATACACCCAGCATCGCAATTTACGGATGCTAAACTAAAAGCAAATAAAATTGAAGTCCCTCAACATAAAATATTTCAGGAACTTAAAGATAAATTACCAAACCTGCAACTTATGGAAGGTTTAGAAAATCAGAGAAAAAACGCTACCCCTTTTAAAGATTGGCTTTCAGGTCAAGATGAAAATGGCAACCCGATAGTACCAGATAAAAATAAGTTTTTATCTGATAACTATATAGACATAAATCAAAGCTTTGAATTTACAGATTTTGAAGATTTTTTCATAAATAGAAGAAATAAATTAAAATCTGCATTACAAAATCTCTTGAAATAGCAATGAAAAAATTTTATAGTGCGATCGCCTGTGCTAAAGGGTGCGATCGCTTTGAGATAAAATAATTATTTACCGACGATTGCTGATTTCCACAATCATTTCTGCTTGGCGCAATTGTTTAAGCGCAGCAGGTAATGTCAAATTCAGGAGTTGATGCAAATTACGATTAGTAACATTTCCACAAGTCAGCCAAAGAATTTGAGGGGGTATCCCTAGCCGACAAACCAAATCCACAAAATCAATCACTGTCTTTAGTCATAATGATGACATTGGCGATTCTTGCAGCTTCAAAAATTTCGATATCTTTAGCGTCGCGGAGTCCAATATCTCTTAATGAAAAGGCTTCTATAGCAAAAGTATTTGTTATCCAACTTGCCAATGTTGGCGGTAACTGAGCATCAATCCAAATCTTCATGCTGTCAACCGGACAAAATCAGTGCGACGTGCAGCAAACAAAAGACAAGCTTGAATATCTTCTGGTTCTAAATCAGGAAAGTCATCTAGAATTTCGCTAACGCTGACATTTTCCGCTAACATCTCTAAAATGTCACTGACTCTAATTCTCATACCTCGAATGCAAGGACGACCCCCACATTGACCCGGAATTTGCGTGATACGAGTCAATAATTCACTCATTGAATTAATCGTTTATTTGGCTATAAAATTATATTTTACCATAATTACGACATTATAAATTGGCTATACGCTTTTTTCGACATTTTCAATATTTACTAAGAGCGATCGCCTATCATGAAACTAGCAAGCTGACAAAGTGCTTGTCCTTGGCGTTCTTTGCGTCTTGGCGGTTCGTTTTCTCATTCTTCTGTAAGCCAAAATCCCATAAATCAATAAAAAAAAATTGCAACCTTTAACACAGGGATATCAACTGCAATACACACATCCTCACGGAAAACTTTATCAAGGTAATTCCATAGATTGGCTGACATCACTTGAATCTGAAAGCGTTGATTTAGTCTTTGCTGACCCACCTTATAACATTAAAAAAGCTGAGTGGGACAACTTTGAGAACCAAGAGAAATATATCGAGTGGTCTATCCAATGGATTAGCCAAGCTTCACGTATTCTTAAGCCCACTGGCTCACTTTATATTTGTGGTTTTTCCGAAATATTAGCTGATTTAAAACATCCAGCATCAAAATATTTTAAAAGTTGCCGTTGGTTAATCTGGCATTATAAAAACAAAGCTAACTTAGGTAATGATTGGGGACGTTCCCATGAAAGTATCATTCATTTTCGTAAATCTGATTCCGTTAAACTCAACATTGACGATGTGCGAATTCCTTATGGCGCACACACATTAAAATATCCCTCTCACCCGCAAGCCGAAACCAGCGCCTACGGAAAAGGAACAAAAAAGAAACATCATAACTGGACACCTAACCCAAAAGGTGCAAAGCCTAAAGATGTTATAGAAATTCCTACTACTTGTAATGGAATGGATGAGAAAACACCCCACCCAACTCAAAAACCAGAAGAATTAATCAGAAAATTTGTATTAGCATCTTCTCAAGAAGGAGATTTGATTATTGATCCATTTTCAGGTTCAGGAACAACTGTTGTAGTTGCAGAACAACTTAATCGTTACTGGATGGGATGTGATCTAAATCTTGAGTATAACTATTGGGCTACTAAACGAATAGAAAATGTCCGTCGCCTGACCAAAGAAGAATGGCTAGCCTTTGATCGTAAAAATGCCGAAAGAAGAGTATCTATCAGATGAAGAGAGAAGGTATGCTAAATTATTATGCACTAAAAAAAGAGAGAGCGCATTACAAAATCTCTCGCAAATCTTCAACTGTATTAGCAGTTTTAATTGCCTGTTGAAATGATTTCAATCGCTCCAAATCATTCACTTGAGAGATTATCGGCATCAATTCTAAACCTTCGTTGCCAAACTTCATTTCTAGTAACATCTCAATACCTTGCAATGCCAACTCAGTACCTTCTTGTCGTCCGCGTTCTAAGATTTCTTTATACCAAGGCGATTCGCGTAATACAGCCATATCCCACCTCATGATTTCCTGAACTAAGGCGCTATCTAATACAAAAGTAGCAAAAAATGCTAACACCGTCTCAAGTTGATTTAATTTTTCATCAGCCCGGAGTATTTGTAGAGCTTCTCGAATTGTAGACTCATTTTCACCACCTTTGAGAATTGGCACAAATGGAAGCAAAGATGGTAGGGGTTGTTCAAAAGCAATACTTACATCAACTTCCCACAAATTAATCACGCGATAATCTTGAATTGCCCGCAAACCAGCAATATTTGATTCATAAGTTGTAGATATTTCTG comes from the Nodularia sp. NIES-3585 genome and includes:
- a CDS encoding NAD(P)/FAD-dependent oxidoreductase codes for the protein MKEILYLEVPTPDVATVLAWLQIDFEPGIGEKLLRPDGFRLKIHREATNPQAAITEKLPPELSVFVWSVQRTTYLKVFRWADQPVAGESQILQRLSQEIRKKFPHEYPEPPAIDSQKSIFEELATSYPLTVKYFQQMPNGEYDLNRAYWWEQRWREGVRNPRQPRQVIFSTGGEFGGVQEQVGKTSSSSPIYDLIYIGGALGVIHAAVMARLGYKVLLVERLPFGRMNREWNISRDELQSLINLGLLTSAELESVIVREYKDGFNKFFDGNNSVKLRSPILHTPTVLNIALDSEKWLRMCGQKLQDAGGEIWDETEFMRADIDESQVAITVKHLPSKNQQRVTGRLLIDAMGTASPVAWQLNGGRAFDSVCPTVGAVIERGFEPGVWDSQYGDVLYSHGDISRGRQLIWELFPGFGEELTVYLFHYHEVNAENPGSLLEMYEDFFAILPEYRRCDLDKLVWKKPTFGYIPGHFSVGSSDRTIAFDRLIAIGDAASLQSPLVFTGFGSLIRNLERLTTLLDTALKHDLLSFRNLNRIRAYQSNVSVTWLFSKGMMVPTGKFLPPQRINSMLNTFFGLLADEPPHVADNFIKDRCDWLTFNRLALKAARKNPALLLWIWQLAGYRDLVRWLGNYFSFGLHSLVSALLKGWFPRLLVRIQPWLEPRYPALWLRLLVIKYAIAAGKLGTDLSVRSPNHSAPVNPDANIPKSEAKILN
- the thiC gene encoding phosphomethylpyrimidine synthase — translated: MRTEWVAKRRGQSNVTQMHYARQGVITEEMHYVAKRENLPVDLIRDEVARGRMIIPANINHTNLEPMAIGIASRCKVNANIGASPNSSNLQEEVDKLNLAVKYGADTLMDLSTGGGNLDEIRTAIINASSIPIGTVPVYQALESVHGTIENLTADDFLHIIEKHAQQGVDYQTIHAGILIEHLPLVRDRITGIVSRGGGILARWMLHHHKQNPLYTHYNDIIEIFKRYDVSFSLGDSLRPGCTHDASDAAQLAELKTLGQLTRRAWEHDVQVMVEGPGHVPMDQIEFNVRKQMEECSEAPFYVLGPLVTDIAPGYDHITSAIGAAMAGWYGTAMLCYVTPKEHLGLPNAEDVRNGLIAYKIAAHAADIARHRPGARDRDDELSAARYNFDWNRQFELSLDPERAKEYHDETLPADIYKTAEFCSMCGPKFCPMQTKVDADALTELEKFLAKEPVTQG
- a CDS encoding DUF5615 family PIN-like protein, whose product is MIDFVDLVCRLGIPPQILWLTCGNVTNRNLHQLLNLTLPAALKQLRQAEMIVEISNRR
- the cimA gene encoding citramalate synthase, translating into MTTYPSPQLWLYDTTLRDGTQCEGLSVSIEDKLRIARRLDQLGVPFIEGGWPGANPKDVQFFWQLQEYPLKQAEIVAFCSTRRPNTTADTEPMLQAILNAGTRWVTVFGKSWDLHVTAGLKTTLAENLAMIRDTIEYLCSQGRRVIYDAEHWFDGYKHNRDYALQSLEVAIAAGAEWLVLCDTNGGTLPHEVSQIVESVISHVSLVISQEPIPQIGIHTHNDSGTAVANALAAVMAGATMVQGTINGYGERCGNANLCSLIPNLQLKLGYGCIAEHQLNQLTEASRFVSEVVNLAPDEHAPFVGRSAFAHKGGIHVSAVERNPLTYEHIQPEQVGNRRRIVISEQSGLSNVLAKARSFGIELDKDKPAARQILQRLKELESEGYQFEAAEASFALLMYEALGGRQEFFEVKGFQVHCDLVEGKETNNALATVKIGVNGKNILEAAEGNGPVAALDAALRKALVNFYPQIATFELTDYKVRILNGHTGTAAKTRVLVESGTGSERWTTVGVSPNILAASYQAVVEGLEYGLLLHSQAEEAGSGEWGVGSGEWAVGSGQ
- a CDS encoding 2Fe-2S iron-sulfur cluster-binding protein, which gives rise to MPKVLAQGKTIECYTRANLGRTLQQNGIDLYNGGAKIINCRGIGSCGTCAVKVEGEVSAANWRDQARRSLPPHSPTRQLRLACQTEVLGDVKVTKFDGFWGQGSQIVWTPEG
- a CDS encoding DUF433 domain-containing protein, which produces MNSMSELLTRITQIPGQCGGRPCIRGMRIRVSDILEMLAENVSVSEILDDFPDLEPEDIQACLLFAARRTDFVRLTA
- a CDS encoding transposase, which produces MTKSADVSTKRLISLAPDNWVKWVTQIPDITAQEILNSEFQWISRESDVLIRAKSPQYGNFLVLNELQLRPTLDMPRRMRAYAALAEEKYKLLTYPVLINILKTTNAEISTTYESNIAGLRAIQDYRVINLWEVDVSIAFEQPLPSLLPFVPILKGGENESTIREALQILRADEKLNQLETVLAFFATFVLDSALVQEIMRWDMAVLRESPWYKEILERGRQEGTELALQGIEMLLEMKFGNEGLELMPIISQVNDLERLKSFQQAIKTANTVEDLREIL
- a CDS encoding PCP reductase family protein → MSESIKWTADAEAKLKEIPFFVRPFARKKIETYAEENNISLITLEIYEQVKQQFN
- a CDS encoding site-specific DNA-methyltransferase; the encoded protein is MQPLTQGYQLQYTHPHGKLYQGNSIDWLTSLESESVDLVFADPPYNIKKAEWDNFENQEKYIEWSIQWISQASRILKPTGSLYICGFSEILADLKHPASKYFKSCRWLIWHYKNKANLGNDWGRSHESIIHFRKSDSVKLNIDDVRIPYGAHTLKYPSHPQAETSAYGKGTKKKHHNWTPNPKGAKPKDVIEIPTTCNGMDEKTPHPTQKPEELIRKFVLASSQEGDLIIDPFSGSGTTVVVAEQLNRYWMGCDLNLEYNYWATKRIENVRRLTKEEWLAFDRKNAERRVSIR
- a CDS encoding DUF5615 family PIN-like protein is translated as MKIWIDAQLPPTLASWITNTFAIEAFSLRDIGLRDAKDIEIFEAARIANVIIMTKDSD
- a CDS encoding DUF262 domain-containing protein gives rise to the protein MSYEKMTIKQVVEKIGNNEIYLPAIQRRFVWKQDQIEKLFDSIQQGYPIGTFLFWFLNKPHIDEYVFYKFLQKYHERDKYLNDKTPYPELKDQIIGVLDGQQRLSSIYLALQGTYSVRKPYSKGNLDSHFPEKRLFINLLSEVHTDEDNELNYSFNFITQDEAIERNKDKLWFNVREVLTWPKDSPPIDEHYDELLANNNSDVDIISKLRETSTRNRVKRTLRDLHSRIVRDELINYFKIEEQDLNDILKIFVRVNSGGTVLSKTDLLFSTIVANWEHGRDEIENFLSSINKKGDRFNFNNDFVMRSCLMLTDCSVLFQVGSFKNDNVIKIQTEWDKIKEAISKTIDLLVEYGLSGSTLASQNAIIPIAYYIKKNGVLNWQTKQELKKFLFHSLLKNIFGGQGDTVLTNFRNSLAQKDESTNEYILKNNEFSFVEISSTKLPSNRTLKVTDEDIEEFLDYKKGNYAFLVLSFLYPNLRFSTVKFHQDHIHPASQFTDAKLKANKIEVPQHKIFQELKDKLPNLQLMEGLENQRKNATPFKDWLSGQDENGNPIVPDKNKFLSDNYIDINQSFEFTDFEDFFINRRNKLKSALQNLLK